In Desulfatirhabdium butyrativorans DSM 18734, one genomic interval encodes:
- the manA gene encoding mannose-6-phosphate isomerase, class I, translating to MKTTEPRKGFVVDKLAILKNPLKPYAWGSDSAIPELLGIPVIPGHPVAEMWIGAHRLGSSELRQGNAWVSLLQLIFEQPERYLGQRVFSRYGGELPFLMKVLAASRPLSIQAHPDRHQAISGFQSENARGMAVDDPRRTYKDPNPKPECVCALTPFWAMCGFRSIDAVLANVEPFSALLHEEWNALVHAADEASGLRMLFRTLLELDPHRKEMVLTALRQQVESRALPASISEWIGKLLMAYPSDIGCLAPLFLNVICLEPGQALFLPPNTLHAYLEGTAIEIMANSDNVVRGGLTPKHIDIETLASIVNFSPSRVSPLQAQALDTFESIYPAPAAEFRLSRIDLDGATSVDLSCTGGIEIFLCTRGSLAARTESAGASNLVIGKGTSFLVMPDCSAIRLKGSGRLFRAVVP from the coding sequence TTGAAAACGACCGAACCACGGAAAGGATTCGTTGTGGATAAGCTGGCCATCCTGAAAAATCCGCTCAAGCCTTATGCATGGGGCTCGGATAGCGCCATTCCCGAATTATTGGGGATTCCCGTCATCCCGGGGCACCCCGTTGCCGAAATGTGGATCGGCGCACACCGGTTGGGCTCCTCGGAGCTTCGGCAAGGGAATGCCTGGGTTTCGTTGCTGCAGCTGATTTTCGAACAACCGGAGCGGTATCTGGGCCAGCGCGTATTTTCCCGTTACGGCGGGGAGCTGCCGTTTCTGATGAAGGTGCTTGCGGCATCCCGGCCGCTATCCATCCAGGCGCACCCGGATCGGCATCAGGCAATCTCCGGATTTCAGTCGGAAAATGCCCGCGGAATGGCAGTCGATGATCCCCGGAGAACCTATAAGGATCCCAACCCCAAGCCGGAATGCGTCTGCGCGTTGACACCTTTCTGGGCCATGTGCGGCTTCCGTTCAATCGATGCCGTTCTCGCGAATGTAGAGCCATTTTCCGCGCTGCTGCATGAAGAATGGAACGCCTTGGTCCATGCCGCCGATGAGGCTTCAGGGCTGCGCATGCTTTTCCGGACGCTTCTCGAGCTCGATCCGCACCGCAAGGAAATGGTTCTGACCGCCCTGCGGCAGCAAGTCGAATCCCGGGCGCTTCCGGCATCGATATCCGAGTGGATCGGAAAGCTGTTGATGGCCTATCCATCGGATATCGGGTGCCTCGCGCCGCTTTTCCTGAATGTCATCTGCCTGGAACCCGGCCAAGCGCTCTTCCTGCCCCCCAACACGCTCCATGCCTATCTCGAAGGGACGGCTATCGAGATCATGGCCAATTCCGACAATGTGGTCCGGGGAGGACTCACGCCGAAACATATCGATATCGAGACATTGGCAAGCATCGTCAATTTCTCGCCTTCCCGGGTTTCGCCCCTGCAGGCCCAAGCGCTCGATACGTTCGAAAGCATTTATCCGGCTCCCGCTGCGGAATTCCGATTGTCGCGGATCGATCTGGATGGCGCCACATCCGTCGATCTATCCTGCACCGGTGGCATCGAGATCTTTCTGTGTACCCGGGGAAGCCTTGCGGCTCGAACGGAATCGGCTGGCGCATCGAATCTGGTCATCGGGAAGGGAACGTCCTTTCTGGTCATGCCGGATTGTTCCGCGATTCGTCTCAAAGGCTCAGGCCGCCTGTTTCGAGCCGTGGTTCCCTGA
- a CDS encoding glycosyltransferase family 2 protein yields MKGIFWFCLLSMLYTLIGYPCWLWMLARVAPRPIRKGKHTEAEALPTISIILAARNEGERIENRIRNLLEQRYPVEKMQLILIDDGSGDETALKIRSCFDTLPKNLPKMFLSHHPSKGKPWCINSAAEGATGEILVFCDARQRFGADALQEMVLNFSDPAVGCVSGELVFETTAGSDIQVEMGSYWKFETWIRGLESRTGSVAGATGAIYALRKSLFRPIPQETILDDVLIPLRAGLAGYRIVFEHGARAYDVVSKDMEQERRRKIRTLAGNWQLLFLEPALAHPRKNPLWFRFMSHKILRLIVPYWAICMVIAAMAIRDAFSIAVLALFFASVLLALAPPQKLSGAGLGKPARICRAVIFLYAFAAIAPLRLLFSPRSLWSR; encoded by the coding sequence ATGAAGGGGATATTCTGGTTTTGTCTGTTATCCATGCTGTATACGCTCATCGGATATCCCTGCTGGCTGTGGATGCTCGCCAGGGTGGCGCCGAGGCCGATTCGCAAAGGAAAACATACGGAGGCGGAGGCGCTTCCGACGATTTCCATCATTCTGGCTGCCAGAAACGAGGGGGAGCGGATCGAAAATCGCATCCGCAATCTCCTGGAGCAGCGGTATCCAGTCGAAAAGATGCAGTTGATCCTTATCGATGACGGCTCCGGGGATGAGACGGCGCTCAAGATCCGTTCCTGTTTTGATACGCTTCCGAAGAACCTTCCGAAAATGTTTCTGAGCCATCACCCCTCGAAAGGCAAACCCTGGTGTATCAACAGTGCTGCAGAAGGCGCCACTGGTGAAATACTCGTCTTCTGTGATGCCCGGCAACGGTTTGGGGCGGATGCCCTGCAGGAAATGGTTCTGAACTTCAGTGATCCGGCGGTGGGCTGTGTCAGCGGGGAGCTTGTTTTCGAGACGACGGCGGGAAGCGATATCCAGGTCGAGATGGGTTCCTACTGGAAATTCGAAACATGGATCCGGGGCCTCGAATCCCGTACCGGATCGGTGGCGGGTGCGACCGGCGCCATTTACGCGCTGCGAAAATCTCTTTTTCGGCCGATTCCGCAAGAGACCATTCTGGATGATGTGCTTATCCCATTGAGGGCCGGACTTGCCGGTTACCGGATCGTATTCGAGCATGGGGCGAGGGCTTATGATGTGGTTTCAAAAGACATGGAACAGGAGCGGCGTCGAAAAATCCGGACTCTGGCCGGAAACTGGCAATTGCTTTTTCTGGAACCGGCGCTGGCGCATCCACGGAAAAATCCCCTCTGGTTTCGGTTCATGTCCCATAAAATCCTGCGATTGATCGTGCCATACTGGGCCATTTGCATGGTCATTGCGGCCATGGCGATTCGAGATGCCTTCTCCATAGCCGTTCTTGCGCTGTTTTTCGCTTCGGTGCTCCTGGCGCTTGCGCCGCCGCAGAAGCTGTCGGGGGCTGGATTGGGTAAGCCTGCCCGGATCTGCCGGGCCGTCATTTTTCTGTATGCCTTTGCGGCAATCGCTCCCTTGCGGCTGCTGTTCTCTCCGCGTTCACTCTGGTCAAGATGA
- a CDS encoding glycosyltransferase, whose protein sequence is MKPIPILFLIYDLEPGGPELRLLDLARRFSADWPIHICVTSRKLTLLPEYLACPCNVSVTVVPIRRAYMDFAGVMRIWRYVRRNDIRIVNSYDIKGLLIGAAIRAMSGNRVVTVHHTVDLLHNFSLLQKWALAVLLKTTSASLCNAHYIRRFIENTYVPAGRIHVIHNGIDSVLFRKDLTSRTHYRTRYDIDDAETLIGTVANFREEKNYPFLFQAFIRVRQQYPKVRLMCVGGGPDFLRLKALAESMGLRDVIFTGYVQDVAGHLSAMDLFVFCSLHEGLPNAILQAMSMPLPIVSSAVGGICELISDGREGLLVAADHMDDFLSAVSDLLEHGQKAQWLAGNARQKILESFSIEIMVERYEQFFRQVVAAARSGLKEPLS, encoded by the coding sequence ATGAAACCGATACCCATTTTGTTCCTGATCTACGACCTCGAACCCGGAGGCCCCGAGCTTCGGCTGCTGGATCTGGCGAGGCGGTTTTCCGCCGATTGGCCGATCCATATCTGTGTGACCAGCCGCAAGCTGACCCTTTTGCCCGAATATCTGGCCTGCCCCTGCAATGTTTCCGTTACCGTCGTCCCTATCCGCAGGGCCTATATGGATTTCGCCGGAGTGATGCGCATCTGGCGATATGTGCGGCGCAACGATATTCGGATTGTCAATTCCTATGATATCAAGGGGCTGCTCATTGGCGCCGCCATTCGCGCGATGTCCGGCAACCGGGTGGTGACGGTCCATCATACGGTCGATTTATTGCATAATTTCAGCCTGCTGCAGAAGTGGGCGTTGGCCGTGCTGCTGAAAACGACGAGCGCCTCGCTGTGCAATGCGCACTATATCCGGCGATTCATCGAAAACACCTATGTGCCGGCCGGGCGCATCCATGTCATTCACAATGGCATCGACAGTGTACTTTTCCGGAAAGACTTGACTTCACGAACGCACTATAGGACAAGATACGACATCGACGATGCGGAAACCCTCATCGGCACAGTCGCCAATTTCCGGGAAGAAAAGAATTATCCCTTCCTGTTTCAGGCGTTCATCCGGGTTCGGCAACAGTATCCGAAGGTCCGGTTGATGTGTGTCGGTGGCGGGCCGGACTTCCTGCGGCTCAAAGCCCTGGCGGAATCGATGGGGTTGCGGGACGTGATTTTTACAGGCTATGTTCAGGATGTGGCAGGCCATCTTTCCGCAATGGATCTGTTTGTGTTCTGCTCCCTGCACGAAGGGCTGCCCAACGCCATCCTTCAGGCCATGAGCATGCCCCTTCCCATCGTGAGTTCCGCGGTCGGGGGAATCTGTGAGCTGATATCGGATGGCAGGGAAGGGCTGCTCGTTGCCGCCGATCATATGGATGACTTTCTGAGCGCCGTTTCCGATCTTCTCGAGCATGGGCAAAAGGCCCAGTGGCTGGCCGGCAATGCGCGGCAAAAAATTCTGGAATCTTTTTCCATCGAAATCATGGTGGAGCGTTATGAGCAATTTTTTCGTCAGGTCGTCGCTGCAGCCCGATCTGGGCTAAAGGAGCCGCTGTCGTGA
- a CDS encoding fumarylacetoacetate hydrolase family protein: MKLVRFIDGNGVRPGLWTEKGLIDLRAVFPEIPDIGQTFFEQGWLDRLRERSIDGPAVQARLSYPVVSPGKIICLGKNYAEHAKEGGFEAPSRPLLFAKASSALNGPYDPILLPSSSRDVDWEVELALIIGKRCKRMSRAHALDVVAGVSILNDVSARHAQFADSQWFRGKSFDTFAPMGPFLVTLDEIGDIGNLRLETIVNGITMQDGTTRDLIFDIPTLIENISEDITLMPADIISTGTPAGVGFFRNPPIVLKEGDVVECRISGLGALVNRVIAEGTAPSKLPSK, from the coding sequence ATGAAACTGGTCCGTTTTATCGACGGAAACGGCGTTCGTCCGGGATTGTGGACGGAAAAAGGCCTGATCGATCTGAGAGCCGTATTCCCCGAAATCCCCGACATCGGTCAGACGTTTTTTGAACAGGGATGGCTTGATCGGCTTCGGGAGCGGTCCATCGATGGGCCTGCCGTTCAGGCGCGATTGAGCTATCCGGTTGTCTCTCCAGGCAAAATCATCTGTCTGGGGAAAAACTATGCCGAACATGCCAAGGAAGGCGGTTTCGAGGCACCATCGAGGCCGCTGCTCTTTGCCAAGGCCTCCAGCGCGTTGAACGGGCCTTACGATCCCATTTTGTTACCGTCCAGCAGCAGGGATGTGGATTGGGAAGTGGAGCTTGCCCTGATCATCGGAAAACGATGCAAGCGCATGAGCAGAGCCCATGCCCTGGATGTGGTGGCCGGCGTGAGCATTTTGAACGATGTTTCGGCGCGGCATGCGCAGTTCGCCGATTCCCAGTGGTTTCGCGGCAAATCCTTCGATACGTTTGCACCCATGGGGCCTTTTCTCGTTACGCTGGATGAAATTGGGGATATCGGCAATCTCCGCCTGGAAACGATCGTCAATGGCATCACGATGCAGGACGGAACCACGCGGGATCTCATCTTCGACATTCCCACACTCATCGAGAACATCAGCGAGGATATCACCTTGATGCCCGCAGACATTATTTCAACCGGAACACCGGCAGGCGTCGGATTTTTCCGGAACCCGCCGATTGTCCTGAAGGAAGGGGATGTCGTCGAGTGCCGCATTTCGGGATTGGGTGCGCTGGTGAACCGGGTGATTGCAGAGGGAACCGCCCCTTCCAAATTGCCATCAAAATGA
- a CDS encoding glycogen/starch/alpha-glucan phosphorylase — translation MKGCTGTKALKNDTDSLRRAICRHIRYDQAKRLEDASIRDAFMALTHSVRDRLIEGMIATQNRYEKANAKKVYYLSMEFLIGRLLESDMINLGIYESCSRALSAIGMKMADVIQQGPDAALGNGGLGRLAACFLDSMATLGIPGFGYGIFYEYGLFKQDIENGYQKEKPDRWISDAGPLAVERPEEACIIPLYGRIEHGQDLFGNYNPMWLDWKVIVGVPHDIPVAGFGGHTVNYLRLYAAKSSSEFDIQIFNTGDYFKAVEQKIGSENISKILYPSDTIETGRELRLIQEYFLVACSLRDIIHKYQKQYPTLEHFHEHVQIQMNDTHPSLAVAELMRILVDEQAMEWKRAWEITQATLAYTNHTLLAEALEKWPVSIFDHVLPRHMQIIYEINHRFLADVSIRWPADDDRLRRMSLIEEGPEKQVRMAHLAMIGSHSTNGVSALHTELLKVSVASDFHDLFPERFNNKTNGITQRRWLLKANPLLAGLITQTIGDQWITQLDLLRRLEAHAADPEFQERFAEVKYKNKLRLQQIIYDATRIAVDPSSIFDIQAKRIHEYKRQMLNVMHIIHQYLSMVEDGRAPKHPKTYIFAGKAAPGYWAAKQIIKLIHNVADIVNQDPRVDDMIKVVFIPDYRVSLAETIIPAADISEQISTAGKEASGTGNMKFALNGAVTIGTLDGANIELQEEIGSDNMYVFGLTADQIQDQLCKKSYNPVDLYMGNDSIRRVLDALWGNRFAPKEPGLFQWIYYHILEKGDEYRHLADFPSYIQAQEAILNDYSDPLRWREKAILNVARIGKFSSDRTILEYARDIWWIDPVLETGGKAE, via the coding sequence ATGAAGGGATGTACCGGAACGAAAGCGTTGAAAAACGATACGGATAGCCTTCGAAGGGCCATCTGCAGGCATATTCGGTATGACCAGGCAAAGCGGTTGGAAGACGCATCGATTCGGGATGCTTTCATGGCCCTGACCCACAGTGTCCGGGATCGGCTGATCGAAGGGATGATTGCTACCCAGAACCGCTACGAAAAGGCAAATGCCAAAAAAGTGTATTACCTTTCCATGGAATTTTTGATCGGCCGTCTGCTGGAAAGCGACATGATCAATCTGGGGATTTATGAATCCTGCTCCAGGGCGCTTTCTGCCATCGGGATGAAGATGGCCGACGTCATTCAGCAAGGTCCCGATGCGGCTTTGGGCAATGGCGGACTGGGAAGGCTTGCGGCCTGCTTTCTCGATTCCATGGCAACCCTTGGCATACCGGGCTTCGGGTATGGGATTTTTTATGAGTACGGGCTGTTCAAACAGGACATCGAAAACGGCTATCAGAAGGAGAAGCCGGACCGGTGGATATCCGATGCCGGACCGCTTGCCGTCGAACGGCCGGAAGAAGCCTGCATCATTCCGCTTTACGGCCGGATCGAGCATGGGCAGGACCTTTTCGGCAATTACAATCCGATGTGGCTGGACTGGAAGGTGATTGTCGGCGTTCCCCACGACATTCCCGTCGCGGGCTTCGGTGGCCATACGGTGAATTACCTGCGGTTGTATGCAGCCAAATCCTCCTCCGAGTTCGATATCCAGATTTTCAACACAGGCGATTATTTCAAGGCGGTCGAACAGAAAATCGGATCCGAAAACATTTCGAAAATCCTTTATCCAAGCGATACGATCGAAACCGGCCGTGAACTGCGCCTGATTCAGGAATACTTTCTGGTCGCCTGCTCGCTTCGCGATATCATCCACAAATATCAGAAACAATACCCAACGCTGGAGCATTTCCATGAACATGTTCAGATTCAGATGAACGATACGCATCCTTCCCTTGCCGTAGCCGAACTGATGCGCATTCTGGTCGATGAACAGGCGATGGAATGGAAGCGGGCCTGGGAAATCACCCAGGCCACACTGGCCTATACCAATCATACCTTGTTGGCCGAAGCATTGGAAAAGTGGCCGGTTTCCATCTTCGATCATGTGCTGCCAAGACACATGCAGATCATTTACGAAATCAACCATCGTTTCCTTGCGGATGTTTCGATCCGGTGGCCTGCAGACGACGACAGGTTGAGGCGCATGTCGCTCATCGAGGAGGGGCCGGAAAAGCAGGTTCGGATGGCCCATCTGGCCATGATCGGCTCTCATTCCACCAACGGCGTGTCCGCACTGCATACCGAGTTGCTCAAGGTCTCGGTCGCCTCCGACTTCCATGATCTGTTTCCGGAGCGTTTCAACAACAAGACCAACGGCATTACCCAGAGACGCTGGCTGCTCAAGGCCAATCCGCTGCTTGCCGGGCTGATCACACAGACCATCGGTGACCAATGGATCACCCAGCTCGATCTGCTCAGGCGTCTTGAGGCGCATGCCGCCGATCCGGAGTTTCAGGAACGCTTTGCGGAAGTCAAATACAAAAACAAGCTGCGTCTGCAGCAAATCATCTACGATGCCACCCGTATCGCCGTCGATCCATCCTCCATCTTTGACATTCAGGCCAAGCGCATCCATGAGTACAAACGCCAGATGCTCAACGTGATGCACATCATTCACCAGTATCTGTCCATGGTGGAAGACGGCAGGGCCCCAAAGCATCCCAAGACCTATATCTTCGCGGGGAAGGCGGCTCCGGGGTACTGGGCGGCCAAACAGATCATCAAGCTCATTCACAATGTGGCGGATATCGTCAACCAGGACCCTCGGGTCGATGACATGATCAAGGTTGTCTTCATACCGGACTATCGGGTTTCGTTGGCGGAAACGATCATTCCTGCGGCGGATATCAGCGAGCAGATTTCCACGGCCGGGAAAGAGGCCTCCGGTACGGGCAACATGAAATTCGCGCTTAACGGCGCGGTGACCATCGGTACGCTGGATGGGGCCAATATCGAGCTGCAGGAAGAAATCGGAAGCGACAACATGTACGTTTTCGGACTGACGGCGGATCAAATTCAGGATCAACTGTGCAAAAAATCGTATAATCCGGTGGATCTCTATATGGGTAACGACAGCATCCGGCGGGTGCTGGATGCCTTGTGGGGAAACCGGTTTGCACCGAAAGAGCCGGGCCTGTTTCAATGGATTTATTACCACATCCTCGAAAAAGGGGATGAATATCGGCATCTTGCCGACTTTCCATCCTACATTCAGGCGCAGGAAGCCATTCTGAACGATTACAGCGATCCGCTCAGGTGGCGGGAAAAAGCCATTCTGAATGTGGCGAGGATCGGCAAATTTTCCAGTGACAGGACCATCCTCGAATATGCGAGGGATATCTGGTGGATCGATCCGGTGCTGGAAACGGGCGGAAAAGCCGAATGA
- the xerD gene encoding site-specific tyrosine recombinase XerD, whose protein sequence is MEQRPEIPARNMLHVWIDRFIAYLKVEKGLSRATVEAYSADLARYQASMMAEGCLAFSEEDTLVVLKHLVSLRKEGVAARSRSRHLVSIRGLYRFLVREGQLKCDPTQTIDFPKTGLRLPDVLSVDEVNRLLQAPDTSTPVGLRNAAMLELMYAAGLRVSELVGVKVFEVNTEAGFVRVTGKGAAERIVPIGEPARQKVLLYRDTVRPRLLKGKESPYLFLARSPKPMTRQGFWKLFQQYAALAQIQKDVSPHSLRHSFASHLLEGGADLRSVQVMLGHVDISTTQIYTHIAREQLKRIHETYHPRG, encoded by the coding sequence ATGGAACAACGCCCCGAAATACCTGCAAGGAACATGCTGCATGTCTGGATCGATCGTTTCATCGCCTATCTGAAAGTTGAAAAAGGTCTCAGCAGAGCCACGGTGGAAGCCTATTCGGCGGACCTTGCCCGATATCAGGCCTCGATGATGGCGGAGGGATGTTTGGCATTCTCGGAAGAGGATACGCTCGTGGTTCTGAAGCATCTGGTATCCCTCCGGAAAGAGGGGGTTGCCGCCCGCTCCCGCAGCAGGCATCTGGTCAGCATCCGGGGATTGTATCGCTTTTTGGTGCGGGAAGGGCAATTGAAATGCGATCCGACCCAGACCATCGATTTCCCCAAGACCGGATTGCGTCTTCCGGATGTGCTTTCTGTGGACGAGGTCAACCGCTTGTTGCAGGCGCCGGACACCAGCACCCCTGTCGGGCTACGGAATGCGGCCATGCTGGAGCTGATGTACGCAGCGGGACTCCGGGTGTCCGAACTGGTAGGGGTCAAGGTTTTCGAAGTGAATACGGAAGCCGGTTTTGTTCGGGTCACCGGTAAGGGAGCTGCAGAACGGATTGTTCCCATCGGAGAGCCCGCAAGGCAAAAAGTCCTGCTGTATCGGGATACCGTAAGGCCAAGACTGCTCAAAGGAAAGGAGAGCCCCTATCTGTTTTTGGCGAGGTCGCCGAAACCCATGACCCGTCAGGGATTCTGGAAATTGTTCCAGCAATATGCCGCTTTGGCCCAGATTCAGAAAGACGTTTCTCCCCATAGCCTTCGGCATTCTTTTGCCAGTCATCTGCTGGAGGGTGGAGCGGATCTGCGCTCCGTTCAGGTAATGCTTGGGCATGTCGATATTTCCACCACCCAGATCTATACCCATATCGCCAGGGAACAACTCAAACGGATTCATGAAACCTATCATCCAAGAGGATGA
- a CDS encoding adenylate/guanylate cyclase domain-containing protein: MNGLLLIDDDEGVRRSIIRALKREPYAIQVVENGERAIDYLQEHAAHVSVVICDYKMPGMNGIETLEIIGRLYPEITRIVLTGYATMNMAIDAVNQAVDGFLMKPFDNVELRSKIREIQTRRRLRQFVSEQVYREIAASPDALNPRFHEATILFSDIRGFTQMSRNRMPEEIAEFLNVHYFVPMGEIVYANQGTTDKWIGDSIMAVFGAFHFLEHHAVLAVKTAIAMQRKAERINRELADNPSFQLEIGIGVSSGSVFSGVLGSLRKKEFTSIGMPVNLASRLQAIAGPGEILISRSTRDALNGSIPVQELDSMPIKGFDEPVQVFRVAPEAMNGNAGSSL; the protein is encoded by the coding sequence ATGAACGGGCTTTTGCTGATCGATGATGACGAAGGCGTTCGACGCTCCATTATCCGCGCCCTCAAGCGGGAGCCTTATGCCATTCAGGTGGTGGAGAACGGCGAGCGGGCCATCGATTATCTCCAGGAACATGCGGCGCATGTCTCCGTCGTGATCTGTGATTATAAAATGCCCGGCATGAACGGGATCGAAACCCTCGAGATTATCGGAAGGCTATATCCGGAGATCACCCGCATCGTCCTGACCGGTTATGCAACGATGAACATGGCCATCGATGCGGTGAACCAGGCGGTTGACGGTTTTTTGATGAAACCTTTCGACAATGTCGAGCTCAGATCCAAGATTCGGGAAATTCAAACCCGCAGAAGGCTGCGACAGTTCGTTTCGGAGCAGGTATACCGGGAAATCGCAGCTTCTCCCGATGCGCTGAACCCCCGGTTTCACGAAGCGACGATCCTGTTCTCGGATATCCGCGGATTTACCCAGATGAGCCGCAACCGCATGCCTGAGGAAATCGCCGAATTTCTCAATGTCCACTATTTCGTGCCGATGGGCGAGATCGTCTACGCCAATCAGGGAACGACGGACAAATGGATCGGTGACAGCATCATGGCCGTCTTCGGTGCATTCCATTTCCTGGAACACCATGCCGTACTCGCCGTAAAGACAGCCATCGCCATGCAGCGGAAGGCGGAACGAATCAACCGGGAGCTTGCCGACAACCCATCGTTTCAATTGGAAATCGGGATAGGTGTTTCCAGCGGAAGCGTTTTTTCGGGTGTTTTGGGATCGTTGCGGAAAAAGGAATTCACATCCATCGGCATGCCGGTAAACCTCGCATCGCGATTGCAAGCCATTGCCGGGCCCGGTGAAATCCTGATCAGCAGGAGCACCCGTGATGCGTTGAACGGCTCGATTCCGGTGCAGGAACTGGATTCCATGCCAATCAAGGGATTCGATGAGCCTGTCCAGGTTTTTCGGGTGGCGCCGGAAGCCATGAATGGGAACGCGGGTTCGTCATTGTAA
- a CDS encoding MlaE family ABC transporter permease, with protein MNAFVVQPLAALGRSVIHPVQEMGRMAIFLFQGLIHMFSWPIQVFKIVEQTYFIGMKSVFVILLTGAFTGMVLGLQGYYTLVKFGSEGLLGAAVALTMIREMGPVLTAIMIIGRAGSAMAAEIGIMRISEQIDALETMNINPIRFLVSPRIAASLISFPLLTALFDVIGIIGGYLTGSLLLGINSGIYFARVESSVEMVDVNGGFIKALVFAVIVAMVCCYQGYMTHTRPGGFGSKGVSLSTTSAVVMSCVLVLVFDYVLTSFLL; from the coding sequence ATGAATGCCTTTGTTGTACAACCCCTTGCCGCACTGGGCCGTTCCGTCATTCATCCCGTCCAGGAGATGGGACGAATGGCCATTTTTCTGTTCCAAGGCCTGATTCACATGTTTTCCTGGCCGATCCAGGTTTTCAAGATTGTGGAACAGACCTATTTCATCGGCATGAAATCCGTTTTTGTCATTTTGCTGACTGGCGCGTTTACCGGCATGGTTCTGGGGCTTCAGGGCTATTATACCCTGGTGAAATTCGGTTCGGAAGGCTTGCTGGGAGCGGCGGTGGCGCTGACCATGATCCGGGAGATGGGACCGGTGCTGACGGCGATCATGATCATCGGGCGGGCGGGATCGGCAATGGCTGCCGAGATCGGCATCATGCGTATCTCCGAACAGATCGATGCCCTCGAAACCATGAACATCAACCCCATCCGGTTTCTGGTCAGTCCCCGGATCGCCGCATCCCTGATCAGTTTTCCGCTCCTGACGGCACTCTTCGACGTCATCGGCATCATCGGCGGGTATCTGACCGGTTCCCTGCTTTTGGGTATCAATTCCGGAATCTATTTCGCCAGGGTGGAATCGAGCGTGGAAATGGTGGATGTCAACGGCGGATTCATCAAAGCCCTGGTTTTTGCCGTCATCGTCGCCATGGTTTGCTGCTATCAGGGGTATATGACCCATACCCGGCCCGGAGGATTCGGATCGAAAGGGGTGAGCCTTTCCACGACATCGGCCGTCGTCATGTCCTGCGTGCTGGTGCTGGTTTTCGATTATGTGCTGACGTCCTTTCTCCTATAG
- a CDS encoding radical SAM protein produces the protein MSTQSIEKAEFEQGPIRPPNESQSLLLRITRNCPWNRCLFCPVYKNRKFSLRTIDEIKTDIRTARAIVDDIRQLSWKMGKAGAVNDQVIGSIWGNNRYSHCYQSMAMWLYYGTGAVFLQDADNLVMRTEDLLEVLRFLREQFPDISRVTTYSRSRTIIRKTLEALKSIREAGLDRVHIGLESGSDAVLKLIQKGVSAQQHIEAGRKLKEAGMEVSEYVMPGLGGRQLWREHALETARVLNAIDPHFIRLRSLRVPKRVPLYAKLQDGSFQMQTDDAVAAEIRLFVSSLDGIHSTLTSDHIMNLLEDVSGKLPQDKERMLAIIDRYLQLPEKDRLIFRVGRRGGAFRTIEDMYRDRATTTRIERLVQDIEEKQGKDGIDRMICEMVDQYI, from the coding sequence ATGAGCACTCAATCCATCGAAAAAGCCGAATTCGAGCAAGGCCCCATCCGGCCGCCCAACGAGAGCCAGAGTCTTCTGCTGCGCATCACCCGCAATTGTCCCTGGAACCGGTGTCTGTTCTGCCCGGTTTACAAGAACCGGAAGTTTTCCCTGCGAACAATCGATGAAATCAAGACCGATATTCGCACAGCCCGGGCCATCGTGGATGATATCCGCCAACTTTCCTGGAAAATGGGGAAGGCCGGAGCAGTGAATGATCAAGTGATCGGCTCGATCTGGGGAAATAACAGATACAGCCATTGTTACCAGTCGATGGCCATGTGGCTCTATTATGGAACAGGAGCCGTTTTTCTCCAGGATGCCGACAATCTCGTCATGCGGACCGAAGACTTGCTCGAGGTGCTGCGATTTCTCCGGGAACAGTTTCCGGATATATCCCGGGTAACAACCTATTCCCGATCCCGCACCATCATCCGCAAGACGCTCGAGGCGCTCAAATCGATTCGTGAAGCCGGCCTCGATCGCGTGCACATCGGCCTGGAATCCGGAAGCGATGCCGTTCTGAAGCTGATCCAGAAAGGGGTAAGCGCTCAGCAACATATCGAGGCGGGCAGAAAGCTCAAGGAAGCAGGCATGGAAGTTTCCGAATATGTCATGCCCGGACTGGGCGGGCGGCAATTGTGGCGGGAGCATGCGCTGGAGACCGCCAGGGTGTTGAATGCCATCGACCCGCATTTCATCCGGCTCCGCAGCCTTCGGGTTCCAAAAAGGGTCCCCCTGTATGCCAAACTTCAGGACGGCAGTTTTCAGATGCAAACCGATGACGCCGTCGCAGCGGAAATCCGCCTCTTTGTCTCGTCGCTCGATGGGATACACAGCACCCTCACCAGCGATCACATCATGAATCTGCTCGAAGACGTCAGCGGCAAGCTCCCGCAAGACAAGGAACGCATGCTTGCGATAATCGATCGCTATCTGCAGCTCCCCGAAAAGGATCGCCTGATTTTCAGGGTGGGCCGCAGAGGCGGGGCATTCCGCACCATCGAGGACATGTACCGGGACCGGGCCACCACAACCCGAATCGAGCGACTGGTTCAGGACATCGAAGAAAAGCAGGGCAAGGATGGCATCGACCGGATGATCTGTGAAATGGTCGATCAATACATCTGA